One window of Quercus robur chromosome 5, dhQueRobu3.1, whole genome shotgun sequence genomic DNA carries:
- the LOC126725288 gene encoding uncharacterized protein LOC126725288: MPFSFSNPLSLKEAKFSFEPVHIRSYNHLGGEDALWFARLRKLLEKLKHSNGLKLVVRSRKNVIIHENLEEILLPPQSDLKLEIIKPSMGLEDLLDNLLRTWHPEILSVVSSPSSEFPKLVHEKMMHRGENPDCCTYNTRNKCWRHFLKGVKIENIEAATGKRTFGWIPWLKSSPTVLHQTTGYRLSWESVERMVGKWRMMRLYF; this comes from the exons ATGCCTTTCTCATTTTCAAATCCTTTATCATTAAAGGAGgccaaattttcttttgaaccAGTACATATACGTAGCTATAACCACCTTGGAGGTGAGGATGCTCTCTGGTTTGCTAGATTGAGAAAACTTCTTGAGAAGTTAAAACACTCCAATGGCTTAAAATTGGTTGTCCGCTCCAGAAAG AATGTCATTATACACGAAAATTTGGAAGAAATTTTGCTTCCTCCACAATCTGATCTGAAGCTTGAAATAATCAAACCATCAATGGGCCTTGAAGATTTATTGGATAATTTGTTGAGGACATGGCACCCAGAGATTCTATCAGTAGTATCATCTCCCAGCAGTGAATTCCCCAAG TTGGTACATGAAAAGATGATGCACAGAGGAGAAAATCCAGACTGCTGTACGTACAACACTCGAAATAAATGTTGGCGACACTTTCTGAAGGGTGTCAAGATTGAAAACATTGAAGCAGCCACTGGTAAAAGGACATTTGGCTGGATTCCTTGGTTGAAGTCATCTCCGACTGTTCTGCACCAGACAACCGGTTATAGACTATCTTGGGAATCTGTTGAACGTATGGTAGGCAAGTGGCGGATGATGAGGTTGTACTTTTAA